The Alteromonas mediterranea DE genome contains the following window.
ATGAAAATATTTTGCCAAGTAGATCGTCTGGGGTAAATTCACCGGTTATCTCACAGAGTGCCTGATGGGCCAACCTCAATTCTTCCGCTAGCAGCTCGCCTGCCATTGCATCATGCAATTGTTGCTCGCCGGTGCTCACATAGCTGTAGGCTTGATCAAGTGCATCAATATGACGTCGACGGGCAATAAACTGGCCTTCGGTCGTTGTGTCGAAGCCCATGGTCTTGGCCAAATGTGCTTTAAGTGTGTCTACGCCGCTGCCTTCTTTTGCAGAGAGGTTAATTACCGAAATATCCCCCTGCTGGGTATTAACGCTGCTTTGTCCAATACTCAATGTACTCAGATCAGCTTTATTGCGTACTACCGTAACAGGTATGCCTTGTGGCAGGCGAGCCATAAATTCAGGCCATATTTCATAAGGGTCAATAACGCTTGTTGCAGTGGAATCTACAACAAATAAAACATGATCTGCCTCATTGATAGCTTGCCACGCTCGTTCGATACCTATTTGTTCTACTTTATCAGGGCTTTCACGAAGACCTGCGGTATCAATTATGTGAACCGGCATTCCGTCAATATGTATGTGCTCTTTAAGCACATCTCGTGTGGTACCTGCTATGTCGGTTACGATTGCACTGTCGCGGCCAGCGAGGGCATTTAGCAAGCTCGATTTACCCGCATTTGGACGACCGGCAATAACCACCTGCATCCCTTCGCGCAGCAAGGTACCTTGTTTCGCCTGGTCACGTACTTTAGTCAGACTTTGCATGATAGTACTTAAGTCACCTGATATTTTTCCATCTGATAAGAAGTCGATTTCTTCTTCTGGAAAGTCGATGGCTGCCTCAACGTACATACGAAGGTGTACGATTTGGTCTGACAACGTTTGAATTTGTGTGGAAAACTCACCCTGTAGCGAACGTAAAGCGCTACGTGCGGCTTGCTTAGAGCTAGCATCAATTAAATCTGCTATGGCCTCTGCTTGTGCAAGGTCGAGCTTGTCATTTAAAAAGGCTTGTTCGCTAAACTCGCCAGGGCTGGCCAACCTGGCGTGCCCGGTAGCAAGTACGGCGTCTATAAGCATGTCCATAACAACCTGACCGCCGTGGCCTTGTAGTTCAAGCACATCCTCACCGGTAAACGAATTCGGGCCTTTAAAAAATAGCGCGATACCTTGGTCTATTACGCTTTTATTGGCGTCAACAAAGGGCGTATAGGTTGCAAGGCGGGGTGTAAGCTCACTTGGTACTAACGCTTCAGCAATGGCTTTTGCTTTTGGTCCAGATACACGCACAATACCTACGCCGCCACGGCCAGGGGCCGTAGCTTGTGCGGTAATGGTGTCGGTAGAAAGGGTGAGTGATTCCATAATTAGTCGCGGAAATTCTTAAATTGGAAAGGTTGGCCCAAATTTGCCTCTTTAACTAAGGCAATAGCCTGTTGAAGGTCATCACGCTTTTTACCGGTTACACGAAGCTCTTCGCCTTGTATGGCTGTTTGTACTTTTACTTTGGCGTCTTTAATCAGCTTTACGATTTTCTTCGCAGTAGGCTGTTCAATACCTTCTTTAAACGCAATCGTTTGACGGTAAGTTTTACCGTGTGCGTCGTATGGCTTCACGTCCATTGACGAAGTGTCAACGTTGCGTTTAGACATGGCTGTTCTAAACATACTTTCCATTTGCTGAAGTTGGAACTCGGCTTCGGCTTTCATCACAACGGTTTTATCTTTGTATTCAAAGCTGGCGTCGATGCCGCGAAAATCGAAACGTGTAGACAGTTCACGGCTGGCATTGTCCGTTGCGTTACGCACTTCTTCCATGTTGATTTCTGAAACAATATCAAATGATGGCACAGTTTA
Protein-coding sequences here:
- the mnmE gene encoding tRNA uridine-5-carboxymethylaminomethyl(34) synthesis GTPase MnmE, with product MESLTLSTDTITAQATAPGRGGVGIVRVSGPKAKAIAEALVPSELTPRLATYTPFVDANKSVIDQGIALFFKGPNSFTGEDVLELQGHGGQVVMDMLIDAVLATGHARLASPGEFSEQAFLNDKLDLAQAEAIADLIDASSKQAARSALRSLQGEFSTQIQTLSDQIVHLRMYVEAAIDFPEEEIDFLSDGKISGDLSTIMQSLTKVRDQAKQGTLLREGMQVVIAGRPNAGKSSLLNALAGRDSAIVTDIAGTTRDVLKEHIHIDGMPVHIIDTAGLRESPDKVEQIGIERAWQAINEADHVLFVVDSTATSVIDPYEIWPEFMARLPQGIPVTVVRNKADLSTLSIGQSSVNTQQGDISVINLSAKEGSGVDTLKAHLAKTMGFDTTTEGQFIARRRHIDALDQAYSYVSTGEQQLHDAMAGELLAEELRLAHQALCEITGEFTPDDLLGKIFSSFCIGK
- a CDS encoding YajQ family cyclic di-GMP-binding protein, producing MPSFDIVSEINMEEVRNATDNASRELSTRFDFRGIDASFEYKDKTVVMKAEAEFQLQQMESMFRTAMSKRNVDTSSMDVKPYDAHGKTYRQTIAFKEGIEQPTAKKIVKLIKDAKVKVQTAIQGEELRVTGKKRDDLQQAIALVKEANLGQPFQFKNFRD